The Amblyraja radiata isolate CabotCenter1 chromosome 31, sAmbRad1.1.pri, whole genome shotgun sequence genome contains a region encoding:
- the angptl7 gene encoding angiopoietin-related protein 7, whose protein sequence is MPDKIFLWPLLLIFLLCNFPPCYSRAQKAPRRRGTAGGLNLLKLATCCEEVKELKIQVANLTGFVAELNRKQETDWINVVMQMMEVENNCRQIESRITEAEGKYSEVNNRIDIIQLQAAQTVTETSADATYDCNALYQKNYRISGVYKLPADEFLGTPELEVYCDMESGGGGWTVIQRRKAGLTSFNRDWKQYKRGFGNIRGDFWLGNDHIFRLTRQPSILRIDMEDWEGQARYAEYSYFSISNEVNSYKLLIGNYNGTAGRDSLRYHNNTAFSTKDKDNDKCVDDCVQFRKGGYWYNCCTDSNLNGVYYRQGYHTHNSDGITWYGWHGSSYSLKYVEMKLRPQNFKP, encoded by the exons ATGCCGGACAAAATTTTCCTCTGGCCTTTACTGTTAATTTTTCTGCTCTGCAACTTCCCTCCATGCTACAGCCGGGCTCAGAAAGCACCCCGGAGAAGGGGAACGGCAGGAGGATTGAACCTTCTGAAGCTTGCCACCTGTTGCGAAGAGGTGAAGGAGCTGAAGATTCAGGTGGCCAACCTGACAGGCTTTGTCGCTGAGCTTAACAGGAAGCAGGAGACCGACTGGATAAATGTCGTCATGCAGATGATGGAAGTCGAAAACAACTGTCGTCAGATTGAATCTCGCATTACAGAAGCTGAAGGAAAATACTCGGAAGTGAACAATAGGATAGACATTATTCAGCTTCAGGCAGCTCAAACTGTTACAGAGACATCAGCGG ATGCTACGTATGACTGCAATGCACTGTACCAGAAAAATTACCGAATATCTGGCGTGTACAAACTGCCGGCAGACGAGTTCCTGGGAACTCCAGAACTTGAG GTGTACTGTGACATGGAATCTGGAGGTGGTGGCTGGACCGTTATACAACGTCGCAAGGCTGGCCTAACCTCTTTTAATCGTGACTGGAAACAGTACAAACGAGGATTTGGGAACATACGTGGGGACTTCTGGTTGGGAAATGACCATATTTTTCGATTAACCAGACAACCAAGCATACTCAGGATAGACATGGAG GACTGGGAAGGACAGGCTCGGTATGCAGAGTACAGCTATTTTTCAATAAGCAACGAAGTAAACAGCTATAAATTACTAATTGGAAACTACAATGGGACAGCTGGACGGGACTCCCTCAGGTACCACAACAACACAGCTTTCAGCACAAAGGACAAAGACAATGACAAATGCGTAGACGACTGCGTACAATTCCGCAAAG GAGGTTATTGGTACAACTGCTGCACAGATTCTAATCTGAATGGAGTTTACTATCGCCAAGGGTACCATACCCACAACTCTGATGGCATTACATGGTACGGCTGGCATGGTTCGAGTTATTCACTCAAGTATGTGGAAATGAAGCTTCGCCCACAAAACTTCAAGCCTTAA